A section of the Leminorella richardii genome encodes:
- the mdtD gene encoding multidrug transporter subunit MdtD, whose protein sequence is MTNNATHIRWQLWIVALGFFMQSLDTTILNTALPTMAHSLNESPLRMQSVIVSYVLTVAIGLPASGWLADRIGVKRVFLAAILLFTFGSLLCAQAETLSELVRARIVQGIGGAMMVPVGRLTVMKIVPREQYMAAMTFVTLPGQIGPLVGPALGGFLVEYASWHWIFLINLPVGLIGALATFILMPNYKMPPRRFDIIGFLLLAVAMATLTLSLDGHSGLGLTSATIALLCACGLSALGIYWLYARRAESPIFNLSMFRIPTFSIGLSGSLIARIGSGMLPFMTPLFLQVGLGFSPLHAGLMMIPLIIGSMSVKRLVVRIVNRFGYRQVLCLATLALPMLTLLIATCGIQGWFWALPFILYLLGVANAVRFSTMNTLTLKDLPDEFASGGNSMLSMVMQLSMSLGVSIAGILLGVFSGHQSTVGTPEMQQAFLYTYFGVALIMTLPTLIFMRVPLDNAPNAQLAPKKRR, encoded by the coding sequence ATCTTGAATACTGCTCTGCCCACCATGGCCCATAGCCTTAATGAAAGCCCTCTGCGCATGCAGTCAGTGATCGTTTCTTACGTGCTGACAGTTGCCATTGGCCTACCTGCCAGCGGCTGGCTGGCCGATCGCATTGGCGTTAAGCGCGTCTTTCTCGCCGCCATTCTGCTATTTACCTTTGGCTCACTGCTGTGTGCACAGGCAGAAACCCTGTCTGAACTGGTTCGCGCCCGCATCGTCCAGGGAATTGGCGGCGCCATGATGGTGCCCGTAGGCCGCCTAACTGTGATGAAAATAGTCCCCCGAGAGCAGTACATGGCAGCCATGACTTTTGTCACACTGCCGGGGCAAATCGGCCCTCTAGTCGGCCCGGCTCTGGGCGGTTTTCTGGTTGAATACGCCAGCTGGCACTGGATCTTTCTCATTAACCTTCCCGTTGGTCTGATTGGCGCGCTGGCGACCTTTATCCTGATGCCGAACTACAAGATGCCGCCGCGCCGCTTTGACATTATTGGCTTTCTTTTGCTGGCAGTGGCTATGGCAACGCTTACTCTATCGCTGGACGGCCACAGCGGCCTAGGGCTTACCAGTGCGACGATCGCCCTGCTCTGTGCCTGCGGGCTCTCGGCTCTTGGAATTTACTGGCTGTACGCCCGCCGAGCCGAATCGCCCATTTTTAACCTGTCGATGTTCCGCATTCCTACTTTCTCTATCGGCCTGTCGGGCAGCCTGATTGCACGAATCGGCAGCGGAATGCTGCCCTTTATGACACCGCTATTTCTTCAGGTCGGTCTGGGATTCTCGCCCCTTCACGCCGGGCTAATGATGATCCCGCTGATTATCGGCAGCATGAGCGTCAAACGGCTGGTGGTTCGCATCGTTAACCGCTTCGGCTACCGTCAGGTACTTTGCCTGGCAACGCTGGCGCTGCCGATGCTCACTCTGCTTATCGCTACCTGTGGTATTCAGGGCTGGTTTTGGGCACTGCCGTTTATTCTTTACCTGCTTGGCGTTGCCAATGCGGTGCGCTTTTCCACCATGAATACTCTAACGCTGAAGGATCTTCCCGATGAGTTCGCCAGCGGCGGCAACAGCATGCTGTCGATGGTCATGCAGCTTTCCATGAGCCTTGGCGTCAGCATTGCCGGCATTCTGTTAGGGGTGTTTTCCGGCCACCAGTCAACTGTCGGCACACCGGAAATGCAGCAGGCGTTTTTATACACCTATTTTGGTGTGGCGCTGATCATGACCCTGCCAACCCTTATTTTTATGCGCGTGCCCCTTGATAATGCACCCAACGCCCAGCTAGCGCCCAAAAAGCGGCGCTAG